In a single window of the Rhizobiaceae bacterium genome:
- a CDS encoding DUF2259 domain-containing protein: MKHALLCTLMFALTALSNSAVAGDAASLEILGFSKDGKIFAFEEYGVQDGSGFPYANRFYIDTATDTYLPDTPVRVRIDDENTSVATARAQAAERGAKIIDDEELNENRGYTAASNSITELSADPHQFVFLPRPVFPPIDEQIALKLEEIDFPPAKNCFDAERMEGFRLLKLAPDQPGVSTTLNDDKEVPESRGCPTGYMLGAVQTFYPTGGDGVLAVLIAVERQGFEGPDHRWIAITGKL, from the coding sequence ATGAAGCATGCCCTGCTTTGCACCCTGATGTTCGCATTGACCGCCTTGTCAAATTCGGCTGTCGCAGGCGATGCAGCCAGTCTTGAAATCCTGGGCTTCAGCAAGGACGGAAAGATTTTTGCCTTCGAAGAATATGGCGTGCAGGACGGGTCCGGCTTTCCCTACGCAAACCGTTTCTACATCGACACCGCCACCGATACCTACCTGCCCGATACGCCGGTGCGCGTGCGCATTGACGATGAAAACACGAGCGTCGCAACTGCTCGGGCACAAGCTGCCGAACGCGGAGCCAAAATCATCGACGATGAAGAACTGAATGAAAACAGAGGCTACACGGCAGCTTCCAACTCAATCACCGAACTTTCCGCCGATCCGCATCAGTTTGTGTTCCTGCCGCGACCGGTCTTCCCACCTATTGACGAACAGATCGCGCTGAAGCTTGAGGAGATCGATTTCCCACCTGCAAAGAACTGTTTCGACGCCGAGCGCATGGAGGGATTTCGCCTTCTGAAGCTAGCACCCGATCAACCTGGCGTGTCGACCACGCTCAACGACGACAAAGAGGTGCCGGAAAGCAGGGGTTGTCCGACAGGTTACATGCTGGGCGCGGTGCAGACATTCTATCCAACCGGTGGCGATGGGGTCCTTGCGGTCCTCATTGCGGTCGAACGTCAAGGCTTCGAAGGTCCTGACCATCGGTGGATTGCAATTACCGGAAAACTCTGA
- a CDS encoding P1 family peptidase: MKAGKLNLITDVEGLRVGNAQDAGLKSGVTVVVCDRPTVAAVQVLGGAPGTRETDLLEPHNTVETVDAVVLSGGSAFGLDAASGAQTALREAGVGFDVGGMRIPIVPTAILFDLLNGGNKDWGRFAPYRELGFDAVKHASRAFSLGTVGAGTGATTVGLKGGLGSASCVLDSGVTVGALAAVNAVGSANIGATRHFWASMFEIGDEFGGLGMPDPMPADATRVRLKFRDDRPLRNTTIAVVATDAVLTKASAKRLAISAHDGFARAIWPSHTPYDGDLVFALSTGASGKELSGEAAMEFYAAAAAVMSRAIARGVYSATAAPGDLFPCWSDLK; this comes from the coding sequence GTGAAGGCGGGAAAGCTCAACCTCATCACCGATGTGGAAGGATTGCGGGTCGGCAATGCACAGGACGCCGGTTTGAAATCCGGCGTCACCGTCGTCGTGTGCGACCGGCCCACGGTGGCCGCAGTGCAGGTGCTGGGCGGTGCGCCCGGAACGCGCGAGACCGACCTGCTGGAACCGCACAACACCGTCGAGACCGTCGATGCGGTCGTCCTATCGGGAGGCTCGGCCTTCGGGCTCGACGCCGCGAGCGGTGCCCAGACGGCGCTGCGCGAGGCAGGTGTCGGCTTCGATGTGGGCGGCATGCGCATTCCCATCGTGCCGACTGCGATATTGTTCGACCTGCTGAACGGCGGCAACAAGGACTGGGGACGCTTCGCGCCCTATCGCGAGCTTGGCTTCGACGCCGTGAAGCACGCTTCCCGCGCGTTTTCGCTGGGCACCGTTGGCGCGGGAACAGGCGCGACGACCGTCGGGCTGAAGGGTGGGCTGGGATCTGCTTCCTGCGTACTGGACAGCGGCGTGACGGTCGGTGCGCTTGCCGCCGTCAACGCGGTCGGTTCGGCGAATATCGGAGCAACGCGCCATTTCTGGGCGTCGATGTTCGAGATCGGCGATGAATTCGGCGGCCTCGGAATGCCTGACCCCATGCCTGCGGATGCCACGCGCGTCCGGCTGAAATTCCGGGACGACAGACCGCTTCGCAACACCACCATCGCGGTTGTCGCGACTGATGCCGTGCTGACCAAGGCGAGCGCCAAGCGGCTGGCGATCTCCGCCCATGACGGGTTCGCGCGCGCCATCTGGCCGAGCCACACGCCCTATGACGGCGATCTGGTGTTCGCGCTTTCGACGGGCGCCTCCGGCAAGGAGCTTTCGGGCGAAGCTGCGATGGAGTTTTACGCAGCGGCGGCTGCGGTGATGTCGCGGGCAATCGCCCGTGGTGTATATTCGGCTACCGCAGCGCCGGGCGACCTGTTTCCCTGCTGGAGCGATCTGAAATGA
- a CDS encoding branched-chain amino acid ABC transporter substrate-binding protein produces the protein MIPDLKIVRRCIALVAILLGVVSPVVAQQPSIAVIAPLSGPTAILGAQVQAGALQAANETGIGGFVLDDKCSAEGGAAAAHEAISRGASVIVGFLCAEALEAALPLLKDARIPVVTTGVRLNSLTDTREKTGWMVFRLAPRADAEADAVARLLPKLWREAPFAIVDDGTIYGRELAEAFRAAAQAAGLKPVFTDTYRPDLDNQVALVGRLRRAGAERIFVGGNLRDVAIMARDAKAMGNEMTFAGGEVLRSDKSDVPLAAGTLMIGLPDWTEIAAPSVVAGFNARQIVPEGYVLPSYAAMQIAAAAVKEAPKDPASVLSRKHFATILGDIAFDARGDLTRPLYRLYRFDGTHFVPVEASQ, from the coding sequence GCTGTCGGGTCCGACCGCCATTCTGGGGGCGCAGGTCCAGGCCGGCGCTTTGCAGGCCGCGAACGAGACCGGGATCGGCGGTTTCGTGCTGGACGACAAGTGTAGCGCGGAGGGTGGAGCGGCTGCGGCCCATGAAGCGATTTCGCGAGGCGCGAGCGTCATTGTCGGCTTTTTGTGCGCCGAGGCGCTGGAAGCCGCCCTGCCCCTGCTCAAGGATGCGCGCATTCCGGTGGTCACGACGGGCGTTCGCCTCAACAGCCTGACGGACACGCGCGAAAAAACCGGATGGATGGTGTTTCGCCTTGCTCCCCGCGCCGATGCCGAGGCAGACGCGGTCGCCCGGCTCCTGCCGAAACTGTGGCGCGAGGCACCATTTGCGATTGTCGATGACGGCACGATCTATGGCCGGGAACTGGCCGAGGCATTCAGGGCAGCGGCACAGGCGGCAGGATTGAAGCCGGTGTTCACCGACACCTATCGCCCGGACCTCGACAATCAGGTCGCGCTGGTCGGACGCCTGCGCAGGGCCGGAGCGGAGCGCATTTTCGTCGGCGGCAATTTGCGCGATGTCGCGATCATGGCGCGGGACGCCAAGGCGATGGGCAATGAAATGACGTTTGCTGGCGGCGAAGTGCTGCGCAGCGACAAGTCGGACGTACCGCTTGCCGCCGGCACGCTGATGATCGGCCTTCCCGACTGGACGGAGATCGCAGCGCCCTCCGTCGTCGCAGGCTTCAACGCGCGCCAGATCGTGCCGGAAGGCTATGTCCTGCCTTCCTATGCCGCCATGCAGATTGCTGCCGCTGCCGTGAAGGAAGCCCCGAAAGACCCAGCTTCGGTGCTTTCGCGGAAGCATTTTGCCACCATACTGGGCGACATCGCCTTTGACGCGCGCGGCGACCTGACGCGTCCGCTCTATCGTCTCTATCGTTTCGACGGGACGCATTTCGTCCCCGTGGAGGCAAGCCAGTGA
- the dusA gene encoding tRNA dihydrouridine(20/20a) synthase DusA, translating into MMDWTDRHCRWFHRQLTNSALLYTEMVVADAVIHGDRERLLGFDALEHPVALQLGGSEPVKLAEAARIGAGFGYDEINLNVGCPSDRVQSGTFGACLMRTPKLVAQCVEAMKNAIDVPVTVKCRIGVDDQDVEQALDELADGVFEAGADALWVHARKAWLEGLSPKENRDIPPLDYERVYRLKARYAHRFVGINGGIQSVAEAQQHLKHVDGAMLGRAAYHMPRILTEVDRLVYGVEEPPTDMARLCETMAAYADRHITRGGKLGHVTRHMVGLFHGMPGARRFRQILSTDANRPGASSEVIRAAFAAVSDLSEQAAA; encoded by the coding sequence ATGATGGACTGGACGGACCGGCATTGCCGCTGGTTTCACCGGCAGCTCACGAACAGCGCCTTGCTCTATACGGAGATGGTCGTGGCGGATGCCGTGATTCACGGCGACCGTGAACGGTTGCTGGGCTTCGATGCTTTGGAGCATCCCGTCGCGTTGCAACTGGGCGGGTCCGAACCCGTAAAGCTCGCCGAAGCCGCACGCATCGGTGCCGGTTTCGGCTATGACGAAATCAATCTCAACGTCGGCTGTCCTTCAGACCGGGTCCAGTCGGGCACGTTTGGGGCCTGCCTGATGCGTACGCCAAAACTCGTCGCGCAATGCGTCGAGGCGATGAAGAATGCCATCGACGTACCGGTCACGGTGAAATGCCGTATCGGCGTCGATGACCAGGATGTGGAGCAGGCGCTCGACGAGCTTGCGGATGGTGTATTCGAGGCGGGTGCGGATGCTCTGTGGGTGCACGCGCGAAAAGCGTGGCTGGAGGGTCTGAGCCCGAAGGAGAATCGCGACATTCCCCCTTTGGACTATGAGCGCGTCTACAGGCTCAAAGCGCGTTACGCGCACAGATTTGTCGGCATCAATGGCGGCATCCAGTCGGTGGCCGAGGCGCAGCAGCATCTGAAGCATGTCGATGGCGCAATGCTTGGCCGCGCCGCATATCATATGCCCCGAATCCTCACCGAAGTGGATCGGCTTGTCTACGGCGTGGAGGAACCGCCGACGGATATGGCGCGGCTTTGCGAGACGATGGCCGCCTATGCAGATCGTCATATCACGCGTGGCGGCAAGCTCGGACATGTGACGCGCCACATGGTGGGGCTTTTTCACGGCATGCCGGGCGCGCGTCGTTTCCGGCAGATCCTCTCGACCGACGCGAACCGCCCCGGCGCATCGTCGGAGGTCATTCGCGCTGCCTTCGCAGCCGTATCGGACCTTTCAGAGCAGGCCGCCGCCTAA
- a CDS encoding TfoX/Sxy family protein, producing the protein MDDDDLRDMFAGLGPIQIRRMFGGKGIYHNGLITALVVQGEVLLKADEISAPEFAAAGARQWTYQSRKGKAAAMPYWSIPDSAIDDPEEMTIWARKAFEASLRAAK; encoded by the coding sequence ATGGACGATGACGACCTTCGCGACATGTTTGCCGGGCTGGGTCCGATCCAGATCAGGCGTATGTTCGGCGGCAAGGGGATCTATCACAACGGGCTCATAACGGCGCTCGTCGTGCAGGGCGAAGTGTTGTTGAAGGCCGATGAAATCAGCGCGCCGGAATTCGCGGCTGCCGGTGCGCGTCAATGGACCTATCAAAGCCGAAAGGGCAAGGCTGCCGCCATGCCCTACTGGTCGATTCCCGACAGCGCTATCGATGATCCGGAAGAAATGACCATTTGGGCGCGCAAGGCGTTCGAAGCCTCACTGCGCGCCGCGAAATAG
- the purB gene encoding adenylosuccinate lyase, whose protein sequence is MIPRYSRPEMVAIWSPETRFRIWFEIEAYACDALAELGVIPKEAARTIWEKGGAATFDVARIDEIERETKHDVIAFLTHLAEFVGPDSRFIHQGMTSSDVLDTCLNVQLTRAADILLADIDGLLAALKKRALEHKDTVTIGRSHGIHAEPTTFGVKLAYAYAEFERCRQRLGRARKEVATCAISGAIGTFANIDPYVEEHVAKKLGLKPEPVSTQVIPRDRHAMFFATLGVIASSIERLSVEIRHLQRTEVLEAEEYFSPGQKGSSAMPHKRNPVLTENLTGLARMVRSYALPAMENVALWHERDISHSSVERMIGPDATVTLDFALARLTNVIDRLVVYPQNMEKNLNKFRGLVHSQRVLLALTQAGVSREDAYRLVQRNAMKVWEHGADFLEELLADKDVRAALSEEEIREKFDLGYHTKHVDTIFKRVFGV, encoded by the coding sequence ATGATCCCCCGCTATTCCCGCCCGGAGATGGTCGCCATCTGGTCACCCGAAACGCGCTTTCGCATCTGGTTCGAGATCGAGGCATATGCCTGCGACGCGCTTGCCGAACTGGGCGTCATCCCGAAGGAAGCCGCGCGGACGATCTGGGAAAAGGGCGGCGCCGCCACGTTCGACGTGGCGCGGATCGACGAAATCGAGCGCGAAACGAAGCACGACGTCATCGCGTTCCTGACCCATCTGGCTGAATTCGTCGGACCGGACTCCCGATTCATTCATCAGGGAATGACTTCGTCGGACGTGCTGGACACCTGCCTGAACGTTCAACTGACGCGCGCTGCCGACATTCTGCTGGCGGACATTGACGGCCTGCTCGCTGCGCTGAAGAAGCGTGCGCTGGAACACAAGGACACGGTCACAATCGGGCGCAGCCACGGAATCCATGCCGAGCCGACCACGTTCGGCGTCAAGCTCGCCTATGCCTATGCAGAGTTCGAGCGCTGCCGCCAGCGGCTGGGGCGCGCGCGCAAGGAGGTTGCGACCTGCGCTATTTCCGGGGCGATAGGCACCTTCGCCAACATCGATCCTTATGTAGAGGAACATGTCGCGAAAAAGCTCGGTCTCAAGCCGGAGCCGGTCTCGACGCAGGTCATTCCCCGCGACCGTCATGCGATGTTCTTTGCGACGCTTGGTGTCATCGCCTCCTCCATCGAGCGGCTGTCGGTCGAAATTCGCCACCTGCAACGGACGGAAGTGCTTGAAGCGGAAGAGTATTTCTCTCCCGGCCAAAAGGGTTCGTCGGCAATGCCGCACAAGCGCAATCCGGTTCTGACCGAAAACCTGACCGGCCTTGCCCGCATGGTGCGTTCCTATGCGCTGCCTGCAATGGAGAATGTGGCGCTGTGGCACGAACGGGACATTTCGCACTCCTCCGTCGAGCGGATGATCGGACCGGATGCGACGGTCACGCTTGATTTCGCGCTCGCGCGGCTGACAAATGTCATCGACAGGCTCGTGGTCTATCCGCAGAACATGGAAAAGAACCTCAACAAGTTTCGCGGTCTCGTGCATTCGCAGCGTGTGCTGCTGGCATTGACGCAGGCCGGCGTATCGCGCGAGGACGCCTATCGGCTCGTGCAACGAAACGCGATGAAGGTGTGGGAACACGGGGCAGATTTCCTTGAGGAGCTTCTGGCCGACAAGGATGTGCGCGCAGCTCTCTCGGAAGAGGAAATCCGCGAGAAGTTCGATCTCGGCTATCACACCAAGCATGTCGACACGATCTTCAAGCGTGTCTTCGGGGTTTAG